One region of Candidatus Angelobacter sp. genomic DNA includes:
- a CDS encoding sigma-70 family RNA polymerase sigma factor gives MRTAPFASLRSLFAITDEQAMWRVQTQDDEEAFARLVRQWEGRIHHLCVRMTGDEHRAEDLTQEAFARVFAKRKDYQPNGRFSTWLWRIALNLCYDELRRSKRREESMDPCGETVAALEAFVAPEPGPDGSLVEQERGELVRQALLQLPEAYRTVLVMRHYENLKFREIAAVLDVPEGTVKSRMAEALTQMNRILKPMLAVETAKSLVKSAGQTRESVML, from the coding sequence ATGCGGACCGCTCCCTTTGCCTCGCTTCGTTCGCTCTTTGCCATCACTGATGAGCAGGCGATGTGGCGCGTGCAGACGCAGGATGACGAGGAGGCTTTCGCCCGGCTCGTGCGCCAGTGGGAGGGTCGCATTCATCATCTCTGCGTCCGGATGACGGGGGACGAGCACCGCGCCGAAGACCTGACCCAGGAGGCATTTGCGCGCGTCTTTGCGAAGCGGAAGGATTACCAGCCCAACGGCAGGTTTTCCACATGGCTGTGGCGGATCGCGCTGAACCTTTGTTACGACGAACTGCGCCGCTCGAAGCGTCGGGAGGAATCGATGGATCCGTGCGGGGAGACGGTCGCCGCGCTGGAGGCGTTCGTTGCGCCCGAACCCGGGCCGGACGGGTCGCTGGTGGAGCAGGAACGCGGCGAACTGGTGCGACAGGCATTGCTGCAACTGCCGGAGGCGTACCGAACAGTGCTCGTGATGCGGCATTACGAGAACCTGAAGTTCCGGGAAATTGCGGCAGTGTTGGATGTGCCGGAAGGCACGGTAAAGTCGCGCATGGCCGAGGCGCTGACACAGATGAACAGAATTTTGAAACCCATGCTCGCGGTCGAGACGGCGAAAAGCCTCGTAAAGTCCGCGGGACAGACAAGAGAAAGTGTAATGCTATGA